A window of the Roseburia sp. 831b genome harbors these coding sequences:
- a CDS encoding DegT/DnrJ/EryC1/StrS family aminotransferase, which yields MLEKETNTVKPLEQKVWLSSPTMHGDELEYVKEAYETNWMSTVGKNINEVERLACEKVGCKYAVALSAGTAALHMAVKLAGVKPGDKVFCSDMTFSATVNPVVYEGGEPVFVDTEYDTWNMDPVALEKGFELYPDVKVVVVAHLYGTPGKIEQIKAVADRHGAKIIEDAAESLGASYKGQQTGTFGNFNAISFNGNKIITGSAGGMFLTDSKEDAEKVRKWSTQARENAPWYQHEEVGYNYRMSNVIAGVVRGQFPYLEEHIAQKKAIYERYQKGFEGLPVTMNPFDAENSVPNFWLSCMLIDRDAMCRQVRGEQESLYLPEHGKSCPTEILETISSINAEGRPIWKPMHMQPIYRMNGFVTREGNGRAKTNAYIAGGAVSEKDGLPLDISMDIFNRGLCLPSDNKMTPEQQDRIIEVIRTCFE from the coding sequence ATGTTAGAAAAAGAAACAAATACAGTAAAACCATTGGAACAGAAAGTATGGTTATCGTCTCCGACCATGCATGGAGATGAGTTGGAGTACGTGAAAGAAGCCTATGAGACAAACTGGATGTCTACGGTAGGGAAAAATATCAACGAGGTGGAACGTCTTGCCTGTGAAAAGGTGGGCTGTAAATATGCAGTGGCATTGTCGGCAGGAACAGCGGCGCTTCATATGGCTGTAAAACTTGCCGGAGTAAAACCGGGAGATAAGGTATTTTGCTCTGACATGACATTTTCCGCAACGGTGAATCCGGTTGTATATGAAGGCGGAGAGCCTGTATTTGTTGATACAGAATATGATACCTGGAATATGGATCCTGTGGCATTGGAAAAAGGGTTTGAACTTTATCCAGATGTAAAAGTGGTTGTAGTTGCCCATTTATATGGAACACCGGGAAAGATAGAGCAAATCAAAGCGGTTGCAGACAGGCATGGTGCAAAGATTATTGAAGATGCGGCGGAATCGTTAGGTGCGTCCTATAAAGGACAACAGACGGGAACATTTGGAAACTTTAATGCGATTTCATTTAACGGAAATAAAATAATTACCGGTTCAGCCGGAGGAATGTTTTTGACAGACAGCAAAGAGGATGCAGAGAAAGTAAGAAAGTGGTCGACACAGGCAAGAGAGAACGCACCGTGGTATCAGCATGAGGAAGTTGGCTATAATTACAGAATGAGTAATGTGATTGCGGGAGTTGTGAGAGGACAGTTTCCATACCTTGAAGAGCATATTGCTCAGAAAAAAGCAATCTATGAGCGTTACCAGAAGGGGTTTGAAGGATTACCGGTAACAATGAATCCGTTTGATGCCGAAAACAGTGTGCCGAATTTCTGGCTTAGCTGTATGCTGATTGATAGGGATGCAATGTGCAGACAGGTCCGAGGCGAACAAGAGTCACTTTATCTTCCGGAGCATGGAAAAAGCTGTCCGACAGAGATATTAGAGACGATTAGCAGTATCAATGCTGAGGGGCGTCCAATCTGGAAGCCAATGCATATGCAGCCGATTTATCGTATGAATGGATTTGTAACAAGAGAAGGTAATGGAAGAGCGAAAACGAATGCATATATAGCGGGTGGTGCAGTCAGCGAGAAAGATGGGCTGCCATTGGATATAAGTATGGATATTTTTAACAGAGGATTATGCCTGCCAAGTGATAACAAAATGACACCGGAGCAGCAGGACAGAATTATTGAAGTGATCAGAACTTGTTTTGAATAG
- a CDS encoding polysaccharide biosynthesis protein codes for MEKFDKSLWIKRMILIIYDAIAVVVASYVALLVRFDFSLSTIPNEYEVRVWQMLPWNIVITIFIFFCFRLYSSLWTYAGAMELVNICGAGITAGFVYTLVAMLSFRKITVPLPRSFCVVYTVTLIGFIFVSRYMYRAVRAVMRKRVKERGKKRVLIIGAGDAGDALIREIKNSKYINMTVVGVIDDNKAKIGNYIHGVKVVGNRSTIIQNVEELRVEEIIVAMPSAKVSEIKEILDICKDTGCELKRLPGMYQLVNGDVSVSKLKDVDVSDLLGREQIQVDLDSIMDYVSGKVILVTGGGGSIGSELCRQIAAHQPKQLVIIDIYENTTYDIQNELRHNYPDLNLVVLIASVRNTKRIDQIFEKYRPDIIYHAAAHKHVPLMEDSPNEAVKNNVLGTWKVVQAADKWKVKRFVMISTDKAVNPTNIMGATKRICEMIIQTYNNRSETEFVAVRFGNVLGSNGSVIPLFKKQIEAGGPVTVTHPDIIRYFMTIPEAVSLVLQAGAYAKGGEIFVLDMGEPVKIVDLARNLILLSGHRPDDDIKIEFTGLRPGEKLYEEMLMAEEGMQDTENKLIHIGKPIKMDEDKFMEQLEELKEYVVEEPDDIRDWVQRIVPTYTPMNL; via the coding sequence ATGGAGAAGTTTGATAAATCATTATGGATAAAACGCATGATTTTAATTATATATGATGCAATAGCGGTGGTGGTAGCAAGTTATGTAGCTCTTTTGGTTCGATTTGATTTCTCTCTTTCTACAATACCGAATGAATATGAGGTAAGAGTATGGCAGATGCTGCCATGGAATATAGTTATTACAATATTTATATTTTTCTGCTTTAGGTTATATTCTAGCCTGTGGACTTATGCGGGTGCTATGGAATTAGTGAATATATGTGGAGCAGGAATAACAGCAGGATTTGTTTATACTTTAGTTGCTATGCTCTCATTTAGAAAGATTACGGTTCCGTTACCAAGAAGTTTTTGTGTTGTCTATACAGTTACTTTAATAGGCTTCATTTTTGTAAGCCGATATATGTACCGTGCAGTACGTGCAGTTATGCGCAAACGTGTAAAGGAAAGAGGCAAAAAGAGAGTACTTATAATTGGTGCGGGAGATGCGGGAGATGCGCTAATCCGTGAAATAAAAAACAGCAAATACATCAATATGACTGTGGTAGGTGTAATAGATGATAATAAGGCGAAGATAGGAAATTATATACATGGTGTGAAAGTTGTGGGAAATCGTTCTACAATCATTCAAAATGTAGAAGAACTTCGGGTAGAAGAGATTATTGTCGCAATGCCATCGGCAAAGGTTTCTGAAATTAAGGAAATACTTGATATATGTAAAGATACAGGATGTGAATTGAAGAGATTGCCTGGAATGTATCAGCTTGTAAATGGTGATGTAAGTGTAAGTAAATTAAAAGATGTGGATGTCAGCGATTTACTTGGAAGGGAACAGATTCAGGTCGATTTGGATTCAATTATGGACTATGTATCTGGAAAAGTGATTCTTGTAACAGGTGGAGGTGGCTCCATAGGAAGTGAATTATGCCGCCAAATTGCAGCACATCAGCCAAAGCAGCTTGTTATTATCGATATATATGAAAATACTACATACGATATACAGAATGAATTACGTCATAATTATCCAGATTTAAACTTGGTGGTATTAATTGCATCTGTGCGTAATACGAAAAGAATAGATCAGATATTTGAAAAATACAGACCGGATATTATTTATCATGCTGCAGCACATAAACATGTTCCACTTATGGAAGATAGTCCAAATGAGGCTGTTAAAAATAATGTTCTGGGAACATGGAAGGTAGTTCAGGCAGCGGATAAATGGAAGGTAAAGCGTTTTGTGATGATTTCAACAGACAAAGCGGTAAACCCGACCAATATTATGGGTGCAACCAAGAGAATCTGCGAGATGATTATTCAGACCTACAACAACCGTTCCGAGACAGAATTTGTTGCAGTTCGTTTTGGAAATGTATTGGGAAGCAACGGCAGTGTAATCCCGCTGTTTAAAAAGCAGATTGAAGCAGGAGGACCTGTGACGGTGACACATCCGGATATCATCCGGTATTTCATGACGATTCCGGAGGCTGTTTCGCTTGTATTGCAGGCGGGAGCTTACGCAAAGGGTGGAGAGATATTTGTCCTTGATATGGGAGAGCCGGTTAAGATCGTAGACCTTGCACGCAATCTGATTCTTTTATCGGGACACAGACCGGATGATGACATCAAAATAGAATTTACCGGATTAAGACCGGGAGAAAAACTGTATGAAGAGATGCTGATGGCAGAAGAGGGCATGCAGGATACAGAGAATAAGCTGATTCATATTGGAAAGCCAATCAAGATGGATGAAGACAAATTTATGGAGCAGTTAGAAGAATTAAAAGAGTACGTGGTAGAGGAGCCGGATGATATTAGAGACTGGGTACAGAGAATCGTTCCGACTTATACACCGATGAATTTATAA